The following are encoded in a window of Mustela nigripes isolate SB6536 chromosome 1, MUSNIG.SB6536, whole genome shotgun sequence genomic DNA:
- the THAP12 gene encoding 52 kDa repressor of the inhibitor of the protein kinase encodes MPNFCAAPNCTRKSTQSDLAFFRFPRDPARCQKWVENCRRADLEDKTPDQLNKHYRLCAKHFETSMICRTSPYRTVLRDNAIPTIFDLTSHLNNPHSRHRKRIKELSEDEIRTLKQKKIDETSEQVPKHKEINNSNAQNPSAEEGGEEQDEDILPLTLEEKENKEYLKSLFEILILMGKQNIPLDGHETDEIPEGLFTPDNFQALLECRINSGEEVLRKRFETTAVNTLFCSKTQQKQMLEICESCIREETLREVRDSHFFSIITDDVVDIAGEEHLPVLVRFVDESHNLREEFVGFLPYEADAEILAVKFHTTITEKWGLNMEYCRGQAYIVSSGFSSKMKVVASRLLEKYPQAVYTLCSSCALNMWLAKSVPVVGVSVALGTIEEVCSFFHRSPQLLLELDNVISVLFQNNEEKGKELKEICHSQWTGRHDAFEILVDLLQALVLCLDGINSDTNIRWNNYIAGRAFVLCSAVTDFDFIVTIVVLKNVLSFTRAFGKNLQGQTSDVFFAASSLTAVLHSLNEVMENIEVYHEFWFEEATNLATKLDIQMKLPGKFRRAQQGNLESQLTSESYYKETLSVPTVEHIIQELKDIFSEQHLKALKCLSLVPSVMGQLKFNTSEEHHADMYRSDLPNPDTLSAELHCWRIKWKHRGKDIELPSTIYEALHLPDIKFFPNVYALLKVLCILPVMKVENERYENGRKRLKAYLRNTLTDQRSSNLALLNINFDIKHDLDLMVDTYIKLYTTRSELPTDNSETIENT; translated from the exons ATGCCGAACTTCTGCGCTGCCCCCAACTGCACGAGGAAGAGCACGCAGTCGGACCTGGCCTTCTTCAGGTTCCCGCGGGATCCGGCCAG aTGCCAGAAGTGGGTGGAGAATTGTAGGAGAGCAGACTTAGAAGATAAAACGCCTGATCAACTAAATAAACATTATCGATTATGTGCCAAACACTTTGAGACCTCTATGATCTGTAGAACT agtccttatAGGACAGTTCTTCGAGATAATGCAATACCAACAATATTTGATCTTACCAGTCATTTGAACAATCCACATAGTAGACACAGAAAACGAATAAAAGAATTG aGTGAAGATGAAATCAGgacactgaaacagaaaaaaa ttgatgAAACTTCTGAACAGGTaccaaaacataaagaaataaacaacagCAACGCTCAGAATCCTAGTGCAGAAGAAGGGGGTGAGGAACAGGATGAAGATATTTTACCTTTAACccttgaagagaaagaaaacaaagaatacttaaaatctctgtttgaaattttgattcttatgggaaaacaaaacataccTCTGGATGGGCATGAAACTGATGAAATTCCAGAGGGTCTCTTTACTCCTGATAACTTTCAAGCACTGCTGGAGTGCCGGATAAATTCTGGTGAAGAGGTTCTGAGAAAGCGCTTTGAGACAACAGCAGTTAACACATTGTTCTGCTCAAAAACACAGCAGAAACAGATGCTAGAGATCTGTGAGAGCTGCATTCGGGAAGAAACTCTCAGGGAAGTGAGAGACTCGCACTTCTTTTCCATCATCACTGATGACGTAGTGGACATAGCAGGAGAAGAACACTTGCCTGTGTTGGTGAGGTTTGTTGATGAATCTCATAACCTGAGAGAGGAATTTGTGGGCTTCTTGCCTTATGAAGCTGATGCAGAAATTTTGGCTGTGAAATTTCACACTACGATAACTGAGAAGTGGGGGTTAAACATGGAGTATTGTCGTGGACAGGCTTACATTGTGTCCAGTggattttcttccaaaatgaaaGTTGTTGCTTCTAGACTTTTAGAGAAATATCCCCAGGCTGTCTACACACTTTGCTCTTCCTGTGCCTTAAATATGTGGCTGGCAAAATCAGTGCCTGTTGTGGGAGTGTCTGTTGCGTTAGGAACAATTGAGGAagtttgttctttcttccatCGATCTCCACAACTGCTTTTGGAGCTTGACAATGTAATTTCTGTCCTCTTTCAGAACAATGAGGAAAAGGGTAAAGAACTGAAGGAGATCTGCCATTCTCAGTGGACAGGCAGGCATGATGCTTTTGAAATTTTAGTGGACCTCCTACAAGCACTTGTCTTATGTTTAGATGGTATAAATAGTGATACAAATATTAGGTGGAATAACTATATAGCTGGTCGAGCTTTTGTACTCTGCAGTGCAGTAACAGATTTTGATTTCATCGTTACCATTGTTGTTCTTAAAAATGTTCTATCTTTTACAAGAGCCTTTGGGAAAAATCTCCAAGGGCAGACctctgatgtcttctttgcagccAGTAGCTTGACTGCAGTGCTGCATTCACTAAATGAAGTGATGGAAAATATTGAAGTTTATCATGAATTTTGGTTTGAAGAAGCCACAAATTTGGCAACTAAACTTGATATTCAGATGAAACTCCCCGGGAAATTCCGCCGAGCCCAGCAAGGTAACCTGGAATCTCAGCTCACCTCTGAGAGTTACTATAAGGAAACTCTAAGTGTTCCAACAGTGGAACACATTATTCAGGAACTGAAAGATATATTCTCAGAACAGCACCTCAAAGCTCTTAAATGCTTATCTCTTGTACCCTCTGTCATGGGACAGCTCAAATTTAACACATCAGAGGAACACCATGCTGACATGTacagaagtgacttgcccaatcCTGACACACTCTCAGCTGAGCTGCATTGCTGGAGAATCAAATGGAAACACAGGGGGAAAGATATAGAGCTTCCATCTACCATTTATGAAGCCCTCCATCTACCAGACATCAAGTTTTTTCCCAATGTTTATGCATTGCTGAAAGTCCTGTGTATTCTTCCTGTGATGAAGGTTGAGAATGAACGCTATGAAAATGGACGAAAGCGTCTCAAAGCATACCTGAGGAACACTTTGACAGACCAACGGTCAAGTAACTTGGCTTTGCTTAACATAAATTTTGACATAAAACATGATCTCGATTTAATGGTGGACACATATATCAAACTCTATACAACTAGGTCAGAGCTTCCTACAGATAACTCAGAAACCATTGAAAATACCTAA
- the GVQW3 gene encoding protein GVQW3 isoform X1 — MSDRYLEQRISIKFCVKLNKSASETHHLLKEAYGDEVMSRARVFDWHKRFKEGREDVRDDARSGRPVTHRTDENIQKVKDLVCSNRRLTVRMMAEELNLDKETVRLILKENLNMRKISAKVVSGILKDEPKPQRFDFQSDLSKEMRKNKNSLCVRKKISSETRTHLECEAGGKIPLPVSHPPNHYPANQLLQASSSTSLPTRAAQDWSPHGKRNVR; from the coding sequence ATGAGTGACCGCTATCTAGAACAAAGGATTAGTATAAAATTCTGCGTGAAATTGAACAAGTCCGCAAGTGAGACCCACCACCTTTTAAAAGAAGCTTATGGAGATGAAGTCATGTCAAGGGCCCGAGTTTTCGACTGGCACAAAAGGTTTAAAGAAGGGCGGGAAGATGTCCGAGATGACGCCCGAAGTGGTCGTCCAGTCACCCACCGGACGGATGAAAATATCCAGAAGGTCAAGGACTTGGTTTGTTCAAACAGGCGGTTGACCGTGAGGATGATGGCGGAAGAGTTAAATTTAGATAAAGAAACCGTTAGACTCATTTTGAAAGAGAACttaaatatgaggaaaatatctgcaaaagTTGTATCAGGTATTTTGAAGGATGAACCCAAACCTCAGAGATTTGACTTTCAGTCTGATCTTtcaaaggaaatgaggaaaaataaaaatagcttgtGTGTAAGGAAAAAGATAAGTTCTGAAACACGGACTCATCTCGAGTGTGAAGCTGGTGGGAAGATACCTCTGCCTGTATCCCATCCCCCAAACCACTACCCTGCCAACCAGCTTCTGCAGGCTTCATCATCAACAAGCCTTCCCACCAGGGCAGCTCAGGACTGGTCGCCCCATGGTAAAAGGAATGTGAGGTAG